In the genome of Caulobacter flavus, the window CTCCAGGATGGCGGCGGCCGGGCTCAGGGATCCCAGGCCGCTTTGGCCAAGATCGTCACGGCCATCGAGCAGGTCGGCATAGGCGTCGTTGTAGACGATTACGGCCTTGTGCCCCATCCACAGAAGGGCGGGAAAGCCGCAGCCGAGCATCACGTCCACGGCCGTCCGGCGGCTTTGCGGCCAAGTCTCGGCCCCGCCGAGGTCGGTCCGGCCCCAGTCAAAGGTCCCGATGCGATCGGCCATGCTGGACGAGGCCTTTGCGACGCTTGTATCGCCCATGAATCGCCTTCTCGAGCTTCAATGTCGGATGTCCGACGTAACTTGCTTCGATCCTCGTGGCGATAACGCGAAGCTTGGGGGATCGCTACAATCCGGACGAAAGTTTTCCCAAAACGCACCTTATCGGGTCGACGGCGCGTTCAGCGTGTCAGATGATAAAGACCGGGACGGGGCTCGCTGCTAGCACGGAGCGAGCGATGAAGATTCAAATGGCACCCTCAAGGCCCGCGACGGCGCCCGCGCCATGCTAGGCGCTCCGCTCCAATGGACGGGCGAAAGATCCTATGTCGTTCGACTAAGGCGCCATGGCGTCTTCCAGGAGGAAGATCTCGCGGCGCTGGAGGCGCAGCTGGGACGCGTCGAATCCTACCCCGCCGGCAAGGACCTGGCGCTGGTGGGGGCTCCGCCGATGTTCCTGCTTGCCGGGTGGGCTTGCCTGGCGCGATCGCTGCGGGATGGTCGCCGGCAGATTCTGGCGTTCCTGCTGCCCGGCGACGCCGTCGGCTTTGATCTCCTGACCCGGTCGCAGCGCGGCGTCGAAGCCGTGGCCCTGACGCCTTTGAAGGTGCGCTATGCCCAGTCGGGCTTTACGGCGGGCGGCGAGCGCCTGCCGCGGGCCTTCGCCGCCGCCGCCGCCGCGCAGCACGGGCGGATGATCGACCAGATCGTGCGGCTCGGGCGCCAGACGGCCTACGAGCGGATGGCGCATCTGCTCTTGGAACTGCACGCGCGCCTGGCCGAAATCGGCGAGGTGCGTGGCGAGCACTTCCATCTGCCGATCAAGCAGGAGATTTTGGCCGACGCCCTTGGTCTGAGCCTGGTGCACGTCAACCGGACCCTGCAGCAGATGCGGCGCGACGGCCTGATCGACATGCGCGGATCGCAAATGACCCTGCTGGATCGTCCCGCCCTGGAAGCGGCCTCCGACCAGAGTTCGTAGGGAATA includes:
- a CDS encoding Crp/Fnr family transcriptional regulator, which translates into the protein MLGAPLQWTGERSYVVRLRRHGVFQEEDLAALEAQLGRVESYPAGKDLALVGAPPMFLLAGWACLARSLRDGRRQILAFLLPGDAVGFDLLTRSQRGVEAVALTPLKVRYAQSGFTAGGERLPRAFAAAAAAQHGRMIDQIVRLGRQTAYERMAHLLLELHARLAEIGEVRGEHFHLPIKQEILADALGLSLVHVNRTLQQMRRDGLIDMRGSQMTLLDRPALEAASDQSS